The sequence GAACTGGTCGGGCGCCACCTCGGCGACGTAGCGCTCGGTGGCGAAGAAACCGAGCACGCCACCGGACCGGACCCGGCGCACGCCCACGACCCGGGCGTGCGGCCCGAACTGCTCACGCGCAGCTGCGATCGCGTCGTCGCGCGTAGCGGCCTCAACGGATCGCAACGGCACCGCTCACCACTCCCAGCGACTCGATCTGGGCCGTCCGGGACACCTCCGCGTAGGAGATGACCGGCAGCCGGGGCAGGATCTGGCGCATCAGCCGCGCGAGGGCCGCGCGGACCTGGGGCGAGCAGACGAGGACCGGGGACAGACCCTGCCGCTCGGCGTCCTCGAGCAGGCCGCTGCAGCCGTGGACCAGGGCGTCCACCGCGCCGGCATCGAGGGCCAGGACGGCGCCCATCTCGGTCTGCCGGACCGACTCGAGCAGCCGCTGCTCGAAGCCCGGCTCCAGCGTGAGGACGTGCAGCCGCTCGTCGGGCGTGACGTAGGGCTGGCTGATCGCCGACCCGAGCGCCGACCGCGCCGCCTCGACGAGGCCGTCCGATTCGGTCGAGTGCTTGGCACGCACAGAGAGTGCCTCGAAGATGCGCACCAGGTCCCGGATCGACACACCCTCGGCGAGCAACGCGTGCAACACGCGTTGCACCTCTCCCAGGGTGAGCAGCGTGGGGGTCAGCTCCTCGACGACGACGGGGTGCGAGCGGCGCACCATCTCCACGAGCAGGCGGACGTCCTCCCGGCCGAGGAGCTCGGCGGCGTTCTGGCGGACGACCTCTGCCAGGTGCGTGGTGATGACCGAGGAGCGGTCGACGACGGTCGCCCCGGCCATCTCGGCGGCGCGCTGGAGCTCGGCGGGGACCCACTTGGCGGCCAGGCCGAAGACGGGCTCGCGGGTGGGCTTGCCGGGCAGGCCGTCCAGGGCATCACCGATGGCGAGGACGGTGCCCGCGGGGGAGCTGCCCTTGGCCACGGGGACGCCGTTGAGCCAGATGACGTACTGCGACGAGGGCAGGTCCAGGTTGTCGCGGGTGCGCACCAGCGGGATGACCAGACCGGTCTCCATGGCGACCTTCCGGCGCAGCGCCTTGACCCGGTCGAGCAGGTCGCCGCCGCGGGCGGTGTCGACCAGGTCGACGAGGTCGAATGCGACCTCGAGCTCCAACGGGTCGACGCGCATCTTCTCGGCGATCGCCTCGGGGGAGTCGGGTGCCGGCTCCAGCTCGGCCGCCGCGGCTGCGGCCTCGGCCTCCTCGTCGACCTCCGGCTCGTCGGTCATCCGGGTGGAGAGGAACAGGAAGAACCCGCCGACGAGCAGGAAGGGCAGCTTGGGCAGGCCGGGGATCAGGCAGAGCGCCAGGGCGGCGCCGCCGGCGATGCGCACCGGCTGCTTGAACCGGCCGAGCTGGGCGATCAGGTCGCTGCCCATGTCACCCTCGGTCGCCGACCGGGTCACGATGATGCCGGTCGCGGTGGACATCAGCAGCGCCGGGATCATCGACACCAGGCCGTCGCCGACGGTCAGCAGCGAGTACGTGCTGACGGCCTCGGCCGGGGCCAGGCCGCGCTGCATCAGTCCGATCGCGAACCCGCCGATGAGGTTCACCAGCGTCACGACGATGCCGGCGATGGCGTCGCCCTTGACGAACTTCGATGCGCCGTCCATCGAGCCGTAGAAGTCGGCCTCGGCGGTGACCTCGTGCCGGCGCTTGCGGGCCTGGGCCTCGTTGATCAGGCCGGCGTTGAGGTCGGCGTCGATGGCCATCTGCTTGCCGGGCATGGCGTCGAGGGTGAAGCGGGCGCCGACCTCGGCGACGCGGCCGGCGCCGTTGGTGATGACCACGAACTGCACGATGGTCAGGATCAGGAAGATCACGAGCCCGACGATGAGCGAGCCGCCGATGACGATGTGCCCGAAGGCCTCGATCACCTTGCCGGCGTAGCCGTCGGTGAGCACGAGGCGGGTCGAGGAGACGTTCAGCGACAGCCGGAACAGCGTCGCCACCAGCAGCAGCGACGGGAAGACGGCGAAGTCGAGCGGCTTCCGGATCTGCATGGCGACCAGCAGGACCAGCAGCGAGACGGCGAGGTTGACGCCGATCAGCAGGTCCATCATCTCGGCCGGCAGCGGCACCACCAGCATGAGGACGATGGCGACGACGCCGATCGGGACGGCGGCCTTGCCCAGGCCCTTCACTCGCCCGCTCCGGGGGCGGCGAACAGACGCTGGCTCACCCCTCCTTCATCGGCAGCCCGCTGCGGAACCGGTACCGGGGTCCTCTTTCAGGCGGCGGCGGCGGTGGGGCGGCGCCGGCCGGCCTTCGGCAGGTCGGTCGTGTCGGGTGCCTCGAAGCCGGGGCGGTGGAACCCGCCGCGGACCCCGCGCGCACCGAGGTGCATGACGAAGGCCAGCACGCGGGCGACCGCGGTGAACAGCTGCGGAGGCACCTCCTGGCCGAGGTCGCAGGAGGCGTGCAGCGCCCGGGCCAGGGGGATGTCCTGGACCATCGGGACGCGGGCCTCGGCCGCCTTCTCGCGCAGCTTCGCCGCGACCGCCCCGGCGCCCTTGGCGACCACGCGCGGCGCACCCTTGGCGGCGTCGTACTTCAGGGCGACGGCGACGTGCGTCGGGTTGACCAGCAGGACGTCGGCTTCGGCGACCTCGCTCATCATCCGGTTGCGCGACATCGCCATCTGCACCCCGCGGCGGTGCGCCTTCATGTGCGGGTCGCCCTCGGCCTGCTTGTGCTCCTGCTGGATCTCGTACTTGCTCATCTTGAGCTGCTTCCTCGTCTTCGTCCGCACGACGACGTAGTCGGCGACGGCGATGACCAGGCCGGTGACCGCGACGACGCGGAACATCAGCACGGCCGAGTCGGTGAAGGTGGCCGCGACGGCCGAGAGCGGCAGCGCGCCGGCGGAGGACACCAGCGCCTGCGCCCGGTCGCTGGTGATGACCACGACCGTGCCCAGCGCGGCGGTCTTGATCAGCGCCTTCGCCGCCTCCCAGAGGCCCTGGGTGCCGAACATGCGCTTGAGGCCCGGGAACGGGTTGAACTTCTTCAGCTTGGGCTGCATGGGTTTGGTCGTCACGTGCACGCCGCCCTGGGCCGCTGACGAGGCCACCCCCACGAGCATCAGCGCGATGGCCGTGGGGAGCAGCGTCGTCAGGAAGGCGATCAGGGCCTTGCCCAGCAGGGCGGTGACGGCGGCGGGCTGGGGGTCGTCGACCACCGTGCCCACGTGCACGAACAGCTGCTGCGCGGCGTCGAAGGCGTTGCCCACGAGCATCGGCAGCAGGAAGCTGGCGGCCGCCACGCCCAGCCAGGTGCCCAGCTCCTGGGTGCGCGGGATCTGCCCGTCCTTGCGCGCCTTCCTCAGGCGCTGGGGAGTGGGCTTCTCCGTCTTCTCACCACCCGGTCCGTCCTTGGCCATCAGCCGCCGCGCAGGGAGATCATGGCGCGGGTGCCGTGCTCGAGCAGGGCGTCCAGGGCCGGGGGGAGCAGGGGGAAGGTGAGCCCCAGCATCGCCAGGGTCAGCATGATCTTCACCGGGAAGCCGAGGGCGAAGACGTTGAGCGCCGGCGCGGCCCGGCTGAGCAGGGCCAGCGCGACGTCGGCGAGCAGCAGGACCGCGACCATGGGCCCGGCGATCTGCAGCGCGGCCAGGAACATCATGGAGAAGGCCGTGATGAGGACCGCCGCGATCTGGTCGGTGGGCACCTCACCGCCGACCGGCAGCCCCTCGTAGGAGGTGGCGAACCCCTTGACCATGAGCAGGTGCCCGCCGCTGGTGAACAGCAGGGTGCTGGCCAGCAGGTAGTGCAGCTTGCCCAGGGAGCTGTTCTGCGTCATCGCCATCGGGTCGTAGCCCGGCTGCAGCGAGAAGCCGCCGGTGACGTCGAGGATGTCGCCGGCCATCTGGACGGCGGTGAACAGCACCTGGACGACGAAGCCCAGCGCCGCGCCGATGACCACCTCGGTGAGGGCGGTGACCAGGAGGAAGCCGGCCGTCGGCGTCGGCAGGGTCGGGGCGATCTGGGCCGACAGCAGCACCGACAGCGCGAGGGCCAGGGCGCCCTTGACCGCCCCGGGGATGACCCGGGAGTTGAACGGCGGGGCGAGCAGCACGAAGCCGGCGGCGCGCGCCGTGCCGAGGAGCAGGGCCGCGAGGGTGACCGCCGGGACCGAGAGGTCCACGGCGCTACGTCCGGTCGAGCAGCGCCGGCAGCTGGTCGAACAGGGCGTGGGTGAAGCTGACCAGCTCGGCGAGCACCCAGTTCCCGGTCACCAGCAGGGCGATGGAGACGGCGATCATCTTCGGGACGAAGGAGAGCGTGGCCTCCTGGATCTGCGTCGCCGCCTGGAACAGCGAGATCAGGAAGCCGACGAGCAGCGCGGTCAGCAGGATGGGCGCGGCGACCTTCGCGGCGACCATCATGGTCTGCGCGGCGATCTCCGTGACATCGGCGTCACTCACGGCTACCCCACCCCCCCGTAGGAACCCACCAGCGCGGTGGTGATCAGCGCCCAGCCGTCGACGACGACGAAGAGCAGCAGCTTGAAGGGCAGCGACACGATGGTCGGCGGGACCATCATCATGCCGAGCGCCATGAGCGCGGCGCTGACGAGCATGTCGAGGACCAGGAACGGGATGAAGATGACCAGCCCGATGATGAACGCGCTCTTCAGCTCCGAGAGCACGAACGCCGGGATCAGCGTCGTCATGCTGACCTGCGTCGCATCGGCCGGGGCCTCCTCGCCCGACAGCCCGATCATCAGCTTCAGCTCGTCCTCGCGGGTGTTGTCCAGCAGGAACTCGCGCAGGGGCACGACGCCCGCGTCGTAGGCCTGCGACACCGACATCGCGCCGTCCATGTACGGCTGGACGGCGAGTGCGTTGATGTCGGAGAACACCGGGCCCATCACGAACAGCGTGAGGAACAGGGCGATGCCGGTGAGCACCTGGTTCGGCGGCGAGGTCGCCATGCCGAGCGCATTCCGGGTGAGCCCCAGGACCACGATGATCTTGGTGAACGACGTGGCCAGCAGCAGCACCGAGGGCGCGACCGACAGCACGGTGATCGCCAGGATCAGGGTGATGGAGCTGCTCGGCGAGCCGTCGCCGATGGAGATGTCCACGGTCCCGTCGACCACCGGGGCGACGGGCGCGGTGGGGTCGGTGGGCGCCGTCGGTGCGGCCGACGCCGGGCCGGCGAGCAGGACCGCCGCCACGGCGACGACCAGCAGCGCCAGCAGCACGACGGCGGCACGATGCCGGGTCGCGCGGCCGGTGGCCGGTCGCGGCAGCGGGCGCACGAGGGCCGTCATGACCGGCGGACCGTCCGCTCCCGCAGCTCGGCGACCAGCGTGCCCCAGCCCTGGCGGTCCAGCACCGACCCGGCCAGGACGCCCTCGGCGGAGGAGCGGGCGGCGGGCACCGGGGTCGCCGGTGCGTCGTCGGCGTCGGCCGGCCCGTCGGCGGCGCGCAGCCGGGCGGGTGCGCGCCGCTCGCCGAGCGCGGCCTCCACGGCGTCGCCGTCGACCTCGGCGAGCAGCGTGACCTGCTCCTCGGTGGCGCCGATGACCAGGACGACGTCGGCGATGCGCACCACGTTCACCGAGCTGGTGCGGCCCATGCGCTGCCGGGCCACGACCTCGATGAGGCCGTTGCCCTGGCCGAGCCCCTTCTTCTTGGCCAGCCGGGCGGCGAACCACAGCACGCCGCCGATCAGGGCCAGCGACAGGAACAGCCGGATGATCATCCAGGTCACGAGGCCTGGGCTCCCAGCTCTGCGGCGTCGGTGACGATCTCGCTGATCCGCAGCCCGAAGTCCTCGTCGACGACGACCACCTCGCCGCGGGCGATCAGTGTGCCGTTGACCAGCAGGTCGGCGGGGGCGCTGGCGGCGCGGTCGAGCTCCACGACCTCGCCGGGGTGCAGCGAGAGCAGCTCCTGCACGGTCATCCGGGTCCGCCCGATCTCGACGGTGACCTCCATGGCCACGTGCCGGAGCAGCTCGATGCTGCCGCGTTGGTCACGGGTGGCCGGAAGGGTGACCTGGAGGGCCAGGGTCGCCTGGTGCTCGCCGTCGGCCAGGAGCGGGACGGCGACGAACATGCCCTTGTCGCGCAGCCCGTCGAGCGCGGCCACCGGCTCCTCGGTCCGCTCGGAGGCGACCCGCACCCGGCCGAGGGTCGCCGCGGCCGCCTCCAGGGCGGGGCGCAGCGCGGAGGCGACGTCCATCTGCCCGACGGGGGAGTGCTGCAGGGCGTCGACGACCTCACCGGAGATCACCAGGACGACGTCGCCGGACACCTCGCCGGACAGGCCCGCGGTCACCGCGATCGCCGCGGCCGGGGGGAGGGGCACGGTGTCCGGGTCGCTGACCGGGGCGCCGGCGGTGAGCACGGAGGTCGAGGGGACCAGGGCTGCGGCCGCGCGGGCGGCCGCGGCGACGACCGACGTGACGGTCTGGGAGTCCTGCGAGTCGGTGCGGAGCGCGGTCATGCGGAGTCCTTCGCGGCGTGCGGAGCGTGCGGGGTGGGGACGATCGAGGCGGCGAGTCGCCGCCGGTGGTTGCTGGCGATCGCGTAGGCGAACGTCACGTCGTTGGTCGTGACCTCCAGCGGGCTGTCCCGCGGATGGCGGAGCAGCAGCACGTCGTCGACGGCGAGGGAGAGCAGGTCGGAGGAGGAGACGGTGAGCGGGGCGAAGCGCACGCTCACGTCGACCGGCACGAGGTTCAGCCGTGCGACCAGCGCTTCACGGGCGCGCTGCCGCTTGCGCAGAGCCGACTCCGACAGCTGCGGGGACGCCGCGTTGTTCAGCGCCTGGGCGAAGGAGGAGAACGGGAGCACGAGCGTCGCCTCGCCCTCCCGGCTGCCGACGGCCATGGCGAAGGTGGCGACCAT is a genomic window of Blastococcus sp. HT6-30 containing:
- the flhA gene encoding flagellar biosynthesis protein FlhA, with translation MKGLGKAAVPIGVVAIVLMLVVPLPAEMMDLLIGVNLAVSLLVLLVAMQIRKPLDFAVFPSLLLVATLFRLSLNVSSTRLVLTDGYAGKVIEAFGHIVIGGSLIVGLVIFLILTIVQFVVITNGAGRVAEVGARFTLDAMPGKQMAIDADLNAGLINEAQARKRRHEVTAEADFYGSMDGASKFVKGDAIAGIVVTLVNLIGGFAIGLMQRGLAPAEAVSTYSLLTVGDGLVSMIPALLMSTATGIIVTRSATEGDMGSDLIAQLGRFKQPVRIAGGAALALCLIPGLPKLPFLLVGGFFLFLSTRMTDEPEVDEEAEAAAAAAELEPAPDSPEAIAEKMRVDPLELEVAFDLVDLVDTARGGDLLDRVKALRRKVAMETGLVIPLVRTRDNLDLPSSQYVIWLNGVPVAKGSSPAGTVLAIGDALDGLPGKPTREPVFGLAAKWVPAELQRAAEMAGATVVDRSSVITTHLAEVVRQNAAELLGREDVRLLVEMVRRSHPVVVEELTPTLLTLGEVQRVLHALLAEGVSIRDLVRIFEALSVRAKHSTESDGLVEAARSALGSAISQPYVTPDERLHVLTLEPGFEQRLLESVRQTEMGAVLALDAGAVDALVHGCSGLLEDAERQGLSPVLVCSPQVRAALARLMRQILPRLPVISYAEVSRTAQIESLGVVSGAVAIR
- a CDS encoding EscU/YscU/HrcU family type III secretion system export apparatus switch protein codes for the protein MAKDGPGGEKTEKPTPQRLRKARKDGQIPRTQELGTWLGVAAASFLLPMLVGNAFDAAQQLFVHVGTVVDDPQPAAVTALLGKALIAFLTTLLPTAIALMLVGVASSAAQGGVHVTTKPMQPKLKKFNPFPGLKRMFGTQGLWEAAKALIKTAALGTVVVITSDRAQALVSSAGALPLSAVAATFTDSAVLMFRVVAVTGLVIAVADYVVVRTKTRKQLKMSKYEIQQEHKQAEGDPHMKAHRRGVQMAMSRNRMMSEVAEADVLLVNPTHVAVALKYDAAKGAPRVVAKGAGAVAAKLREKAAEARVPMVQDIPLARALHASCDLGQEVPPQLFTAVARVLAFVMHLGARGVRGGFHRPGFEAPDTTDLPKAGRRRPTAAAA
- the fliR gene encoding flagellar biosynthetic protein FliR — translated: MDLSVPAVTLAALLLGTARAAGFVLLAPPFNSRVIPGAVKGALALALSVLLSAQIAPTLPTPTAGFLLVTALTEVVIGAALGFVVQVLFTAVQMAGDILDVTGGFSLQPGYDPMAMTQNSSLGKLHYLLASTLLFTSGGHLLMVKGFATSYEGLPVGGEVPTDQIAAVLITAFSMMFLAALQIAGPMVAVLLLADVALALLSRAAPALNVFALGFPVKIMLTLAMLGLTFPLLPPALDALLEHGTRAMISLRGG
- the fliQ gene encoding flagellar biosynthesis protein FliQ; this encodes MSDADVTEIAAQTMMVAAKVAAPILLTALLVGFLISLFQAATQIQEATLSFVPKMIAVSIALLVTGNWVLAELVSFTHALFDQLPALLDRT
- the fliP gene encoding flagellar type III secretion system pore protein FliP (The bacterial flagellar biogenesis protein FliP forms a type III secretion system (T3SS)-type pore required for flagellar assembly.), encoding MTALVRPLPRPATGRATRHRAAVVLLALLVVAVAAVLLAGPASAAPTAPTDPTAPVAPVVDGTVDISIGDGSPSSSITLILAITVLSVAPSVLLLATSFTKIIVVLGLTRNALGMATSPPNQVLTGIALFLTLFVMGPVFSDINALAVQPYMDGAMSVSQAYDAGVVPLREFLLDNTREDELKLMIGLSGEEAPADATQVSMTTLIPAFVLSELKSAFIIGLVIFIPFLVLDMLVSAALMALGMMMVPPTIVSLPFKLLLFVVVDGWALITTALVGSYGGVG
- a CDS encoding flagellar biosynthetic protein FliO; translated protein: MIIRLFLSLALIGGVLWFAARLAKKKGLGQGNGLIEVVARQRMGRTSSVNVVRIADVVLVIGATEEQVTLLAEVDGDAVEAALGERRAPARLRAADGPADADDAPATPVPAARSSAEGVLAGSVLDRQGWGTLVAELRERTVRRS
- the fliN gene encoding flagellar motor switch protein FliN; amino-acid sequence: MTALRTDSQDSQTVTSVVAAAARAAAALVPSTSVLTAGAPVSDPDTVPLPPAAAIAVTAGLSGEVSGDVVLVISGEVVDALQHSPVGQMDVASALRPALEAAAATLGRVRVASERTEEPVAALDGLRDKGMFVAVPLLADGEHQATLALQVTLPATRDQRGSIELLRHVAMEVTVEIGRTRMTVQELLSLHPGEVVELDRAASAPADLLVNGTLIARGEVVVVDEDFGLRISEIVTDAAELGAQAS